The following nucleotide sequence is from Vitis vinifera cultivar Pinot Noir 40024 chromosome 14, ASM3070453v1.
attaaaactatGAAAcccttttttgttaaaaaaaaatctcataaaatatttttactagtccttttaaaaaattgaatgagaattttttttcttgttttttattttattttttaaaaaatagattattgAAATATGTATTTATAGGTTGtcttgttaaattaatttttctataaaattatttttataaaatattaaacacatacttttaataaaatttttaaatattttttattttcctctcattatgttttaatcttgaaatttaaaatatatcaaatagtTTAAATTTACAATTAGGTCATTCAATACGATTATTAAACAATGAGTCCATTCTAATTAAATTCATGTTACattgattaataaaaacattacatatttatttaataaattattcatatcaacataaatttgatcaaaatacaattatttttaatttgtatcCACACAAAATATGTCAGATTTAAATTGTATTgacaaattatattaaattttacaacCCCTAATTAtatatcaacaataaaataagctaaatcttttaaaatatgaaaatatataaatatttattttatttaatatcattattaagtTTGAACGTACTTCAAAAATAACCCTAATTTTACAGGGAATTGGAAATTTGAGAAGTGAGGAGGGGCAACATGGTcttgaaaaaggaaagaaaatttagtGAATAGACtttgagaaaattgttttctacaAAGGGCATGGGATAATGGAAACCGTTAATACTCCTCTGTTTCATCGCCACTACATCAACTCCTGCTCCCAAGCTCTTCTGTATCATCTCAATTCGTTTCCTTCTTTCTCTATCCAAATGCCTTGATTTCAGCCTTTCAATCAGGTCAgttcatctttttttctttttcttcttcttttttccttcccattttcaatcattttgatcatttagtttttttttttttttttttctgtacttGATTGTTGGCATTCCCCCCCAATCtgatgttttttttccttggggGTTCTAGTTTCAGTAGCTTCTCGTTCTGGGTTTGatctcttttatgtttttttttttcctttttcttttcatggcAATTCTTGAcagtattttttttccctttatgtctgtttccatttttttttgttgacgATTACTGTCTCTTTCCATATTTCCATGTTGCAAGTTCTGAAGCGGATAATGATGGTtggtttgtttgatttttgttgtGCATTATTATTCTCATAATGTATGTATACTGTTATGTGTGTACTTATTGCTTGATTTAATTGCTTCTAGGTTTTTTAGTTGAGTAGTTCAAGCTAGAAAATTTGTGATCTGTGTTCATTGaatgagaaaatattgagaatatCCCATATCTGGACATGGAGACACGACAATATAGTTGGGTCTTTGTGAAAATTTCCGTATTGAAtggatacatttttattttgggTGTTTTTGTGTGAATTTGGAGGACCTTGGTGAGTACAAAAGTGAAGAAAGCTATAGCTTTAAGATAAGCTCTGTACCAAAATGGCATAGGTATAATTCACTTGTTAGGAGGAAGTCTTACACTTATGCTGCAAGAAAAGTCCAATGAAATAGAgctaattatttttgttgttggaATTGATTCCTGGGTGTtgatcattttcattttctctattttcaacATGTAAGgattgatttttcaatattaagaCAGTGatattttggttttgatgataGGAAGACATGGGTGCCATTTTATTGCCTGATGCAGCATTAGGATTTCTTCCACGCCATTCTGTTGTTTCCTCCGGCAAGCATCACAGCCATGTCTCAAACTCATGTCTCAAGTCGCATCCTATAATCTATAGAAATACTGGTAGTAGGAAAAGGTCAGTAAGACATTTCAACTCTTGCTTTttatccaaagaaaaaaaagaaaaaaagaaggaaaaaagaaaaagaaaagaaagaaatttattaaaatatgagatttgttTTTTGCAGGAAACTTTTGTACACAAATAATTGGCTGTATAAATCAAGATCAGTTGTTTTCTCAAGCAGGGTATGCATATACTAGcaattcttttcatttgtttcatTGGAAGAGTGCATGTGCTACATGTGTCAGCACACTCTGCAATGCCTGTATAAGTTGTTTTGCTATCAGTTATCAGATTATAGGAACACAGAGAGGTGGTAAGAAAGAAATGGAATCACTTTCATATAATTACCATTCAAGTACTGGTTGCTAGGGGGTTTAGTTagaaaaatatgacaaattcAGTATGACAGATGCCTTAAACTAGGAAGATGGTTTTAGTATATGTGATAGTGTTGAGTTTTCACTTTAATACTGATGCTAAAGCGATTAAATGAGAGTGACTGAGGCAGGGGATTCATGGCAACTAGTTTATTATGACAGGCGGATCATAGTGAAACATTCTCAGATGCTGATGGTGGGGATAGTTATCTATTAGAGGGGAGTGAAGCATTGGAGATTGATGAAGATGAACTAGTGGCAGCTAGGAAAGCTCTTACTGAGGCCTGTGCCAGACAAGAAGCTattgagaaagagagagatcgATTAATGGAAGAGTTGGTCCAATCTGAGGCTAAACAGAAAGAATATGTGGCTACCTTGATGCATGACAAGGAACTGGCCATTGCCGAACTTCAGGCAGTGAAATCCCTTTTCCATCAGAAGCTGCAGGATACCGTAGAAGAGAAGTCCACCTTGGAGTCTAAGTTGGTTCTTGCCAAGCAAGATGCTGTTGAACTTGCTGTACAAGTAGAAAAGTTAGCAGAGATTGCCATTCATCAGGCCACTGCTCACATTCTGGAAGATGCGCAACTCAGGGTTTCAGCAGCTGAGACTTCTGCTGCTCAAGCTGTTTATCAGATTGAAGATCAAATAAGGAATACTGCTGAACGTACCATATTGGCCGTAGTGGAACAATCTAAAATTGCTATAGATAAAGCTTTGGTTGTAGCAGAAAGAGCTGGTGACTATGCAACAAAATCTGTTGCAGCATTTACTGATGCTACAAGTCCAGCTGATGAGATTGCTGCAATTCAATCACAGAATATTGAATTACAAAATGCCACAAATAACTTAGAGTCTCAATTATTGCTTACAAGAAGTGAGATTGATAAGTTGAAGTTGGAGCTGGAACAAGCCCATGCAAAAGCAAATGCATCTGAACTCCGAGCTAATGCTGCAGAGAAAGCATTGCTTGAATTTCAGGAGTCAATGAAGGAGCAAAATCTTCAGCAGCAGGAAGAAATGAAAAGATTGCTGGAGAAAGTGAAGAAAGATGCTGCAGAAAAAAAGAAGGCTGCTTCCAAGGCTTTTAAGCTTGAGCTGGAGAGCATTAAGGCTGCCATTGAAGCTGCTAAAGAAACAGCACATTCAAAAGATGAGGCCTACTCCAGAAGATGTGAAGCGCTACACAGATCATTAAGGGCATCTGAAGCTGCTTTGGCGATGTGGAGACAGAGAGCAGAAATGGCAGAGTCTCTTCTATTGAAGGAAAAACCATTTTCTGAAGGGGATGAAGATGCCATTTTTGTGGTTAATGGTGGAAGGATTGATCTTTTGACTGATGATGATTCACAGAAATTGAAACTACTGAGTGATGGTCCTCGTAGAGAATTACCTGAATGGATGGCAAGGAGCATCCGGACCATATGTCCCAAGTTTCCTCCCAGAAAGGTTGATGCATCTGAAGCCATGAAGTCCAAGTTTATATCTTTAGACTTGCCCAAACCAGATGAAGTCTGGTCCATTGCTACAGAAAAACCGAAGGAAGGGGATACACTTATTGAGCATgtaattgaaaaagaaataatagagaagaaaaggaaggcTTTAGAACGTGCTCTTCACCGAAAGACTATACAGTGGCAGCAGACTCCAGAGGACACACAATTAGGTTGGTTTATTGCTTCATGAAAAGGTCATTACGTCATTTCCTCGAAAAGCATGTTTCTAACATAGGACCTCTTTTGTGCTTGTATAATTTGACATGGTCTTCATACAGAACCAGGAACTGGAACAGGTCGTGAGATTGTGGTTAGTATATTCACTTTTACCAATTACTTTCATTGTTTAATACATTGTGTGTATTGAATCTGAGGGGTTCAATTCACAAAGTGTTAAGTTGGAAAGCATTGATATTTTTAGGTGTATAGGCTGAAGCATTTATATGTGCCTAGGAATGAACttcttacattttattttatagaatatgaATTAGTTTTCCCGTCAAAAGAATAAAATGGAGCTGAATTTGCATAGTTTTCTTGCATCATCTAAGATTAGTTGTTTTACTCATGTAGTGAATCATTCTGTgatttatgaaataatttagttaatttctttttctttttatttccttttttccccTCATTTTTTTAACTATCAAAAATGGTTATGGTTCTATCTTCTATCATGGCTCCATTTTAGCAGtaaaaactattctttgatGTCTTTATGGAAAACAAATGGAATCATGTCATTCGAGCAGTATGTATCAGTCTTTGCTATAACTAAATCTTCTACTCACAATGGTGTGTTCAATATTCTTTTGATGCCATAAATCTTTAATATAATGACAATGATAACAGTTTTTTGTGTCTACACTAATGACTATATGGCATGGATTTCACTTTATGGGTGTGCTACCTTTATTAGTAAAGTAGTTTCTTGTCATGTGTTACATATAAATGGATTTGGAAAGTTGTATTCAGAAAATGTTTGATTGTTTtctgatgaataaaaaattagtaaaaccATTAGAAACATGTTACAATGCTTTAGGAAGTTATCCCAATGGAGAATTTGTTCATTATGAAGGTTGCATTCAAAAAATTGGGGCTGGTAGGAATATGAATGAGGAGAATTTTGCAAGATGTTTAACTCGTTTGTGCAGTCACTGCCGTAGCATTGTACTTATTGTAACACTTCAATGAGAATTTGTTAGAGGACCATAGAAATTTTGTTTCTTCACTCCAACCATTCTTGATCTGCAATGGAAGTTTTGCCAGACAGGAACTGGCAAATTCTCTACTTGACTCAGAATTTTAATACAGCTTCTGTACACTTCTGATTTAGATTCTATCCCCACTTCAGAATCTTGCTTCTGCTATTACATATAAACCTTGTTGCTTCATGTACAATCTTCCATTTCTATCATCTTTTTGTGATTATTTTGGTCTTTGTCTTTGTTGTATTACTTTGCTATGTATGAATATGGATATCCTCTCTTCAATAAGCATGATCAACTAATAGGGTTATCTTTGATTTTTGCAATGGAATATTTGCTCTAAGGAAACAAAATATCCATTATGAACAGATATTAATGTATTGCTGAAGATTTTACatcaatttagttttaaatctATGGCTCTTTAAGTTTCAAGGTTTCAATTGGGAAAGCTGGAGGAGGCAGTGGTACCTGGAGTTAGCGCCTAAAGCTGCTGACTTATCCCAATGTGGGATAACAGCAGTGTGGTTACCTCCGCCAACTGAATCTGTTGCTCCCCAAGGTTTGTTATCTGAATTTCTGGTTTATCCACATGTCTTCTTCTCTAGACATCTCTTTAGCTGTGTGCAGCTTAAGGACACTAAGATTCTTAATAAAGCAGGTTCCTTTTATGGATTCTCTAGAACTATGCCAGGGCAATGCTATTCAACTTATCTAATGTCATTTTAGTGGGTGCTATATGCTCATAGTCATTCTGAGTGTCTAGAATAACAATATTCATgttatgattattattgttattactaAACTAAAGTGATGTGCATTTATCCTTGTTATATGAACATTAGTACCAAGGTTGACATATTGTGGATCCAACCTGCTTCTATTGCTTACATAAGACATTGACTGATAGTACTGTAATGCTCCACAGGTTATATGCCATCTGATCTGTACAACTTGAACTCAGCTTATGGTACTATGGAAGAGCTCAAGCATTGTATTGATGAGATGCATACTCAAGATCTTCTTGTATGTTCTTTATCTTCAATTTGACATGATTAGTTTTAGGCATTTAAGGAACTTCTGCACCAATCAGTCTTCGCCATGCAGTCATGGTTTTCCCCTCAGTATCATTCATTTTACATCTTTGAGATTTAATTGAGTTGCATGATTGTGTAGGAACTTAATTTCAGAGAGAGAACTCCATCATCCCATGATTACtagtttttacttgttttctgtTATGGAAAATCTTAAGTGTTAGACAGTAGTCAAATGCATCTTGAGTGACTCGTGGAAAAGggcattaaataaaattaactctTCAGCTTGATGAACTATTCGAATTGTGGCAGTCATGTTGACACCTGCATCTCTTTGTTGGAAGTTGGAAATGTGATACTTGTTAATTGCTTATTTCTTTTTAGTTCTAATGACACTAATTTTCTTCATCTTGACAGTATCAAATTTATATGTAACACGTCAACATTATCTATACTCCAATTATATGACCTACCACCTATGCCTTTTCATTGAAGAAGGGTTTTTGCttccttcttttattttttaagtcttattattttagtttttctctTTCCTAATGTCATCTTTTGTATTTTGTCCTTACATATTCGTTGTAGTCCTCAAAAATCCAACAAATGATTAATGTTATAGcttttattgtttgtttgattgaCACTAACAAGATTTTTTCCTTTGTATCATTTGTATGATCTATACTATACTTGCTTATGCTATCTATTGGAGTTTATAAATGTGTTGAATTCATATACAGGCCTTGGGAGACGTTGTATTAAATCACCGATGTGCGCATAAACAGGTAACCTGGTCTTTTGAAAGCGTAATCATGTCTAAAACACCCCTTAGTTGGGCATGTGCAATGTTTTTCAAATGTTGAAAATTGGGATCAGTATTGCTTACTTCCACCACTTGGTTAGGTTTTACatgttaatttaattgtttgatTGAATTTAACTTTAGGTCCATTTTGGTTTCATTTAGCAAAACTGTAATGGTTGGAATAAGTTCTTTGTTGAGGCTTTTGGTTTAAAGTTTGGTATGATGCCCTAATAGATAGCTAAAAACACATAAGAAAGAAATTTGTCAAAATTATGTAGGAGTGGCTACTATAAATTCTTAGCTTCCAAGTTGTTTGCTTTAATATGATTATTTGACAAATTTCATAGGAGTGGCTACTATAAAAATTCTTAGCTTCTGTTGagtataatgtatgtatagtatactatctttccttgttaatataggtcacatgtatggtagttaggactcctagccttgtatatatatatctctcaattgtaagtagagattacaatgaatgtgaataaggtttttctcctttctctctctctctctcaacatggtatcagagccaaggaagaaaacctaattctttcctgttttccgtgtcatcaactccgggaaaccttccggtgaccgtgtttctttccggtcaccttccccatctcccaatactttccggtcagtcggatcgtcgttagaaaccactcaccgctggcaaattttccggcgaaatttccggcgacctatttttccgacaccgaccataccagaaggagcgcctggaggagatctccaacttttgtgaaggcaccagCACCAAAAGAGCagccacgcgccggccacgcgcaaTTTTCCAGCCGGCGGTTGAATCTCACGCACcggcgcgtgggggcgcgtgagagcttttccggcgacgcgtCTCCTCCTCCAGCTTCGCCTGACGCCGATCAGCCTTCCCACctccctggttctcccatccgagccctgcacgtacctcttttggggatttttgtctccgtcggccctccaaacagtctttccggcgaagctccgaccactttttctccactccaattcctgcacgtgccttgggaagtgttcttctccctttttggtggTACCACAccgcgatctgaggccgtctccctttttcggtggtgccacgctgcaatctgaagccgtattagggctctcttcgatccaaacatacttcattctccagataagtggatatggctactaaagcttccattttttcctctgtcatatctggatctcctatgattacttcggagaaattagttgggagtgaaaattatctttcctggtctgcctctgttgaactttggtttatgggtcaaggatatgaggatcacttgattacacaggaggcagatatccctgaggtcgaccgcgtacagtggaagaagatagatgcacagttgtgtagtgtattatggcaatcggttgatccccgaattcttcttcatcttcaggcctataaaacttgttttaaattttggactcaggccaaaggattatacacgaatgatatccagcgtctttataaggtggcttctgctattgtccatctcagccaacaggacttggatctatctacttatattggccagattgcctctcttaaggagcagttcttgactgtgatgcctcttactcctgatgttggggctcaacaaacacagcttgacaagttcttcatggtccttactcttatcggcctccgtccggatcttgagcctattcgtgatcagattcttggtagttcatcagttccgtccttggatgatgtgtttgctcgcctcctccgtatctcgtccactcagactttgccatctgatagcgcttcagattcttctgtgttagtttctcaaactacctctcgaggaggacgcagtggtacccgaggtagaggccaacgtcctcattgcacctattgcaataaacttggccacactcgcgatcgttgctatcagttacatggaagacctcctcgcactgcccatatgacccagtcctctgattctccgctgcctcagcctccgagctcctctgcatctcagacatctcaggcttctattgcctctgttgcccagcctggtaatgcctctgcctgccttacccacacatcttctcttggaccctggattctagattctggagcatctgatcacctatctggtaataaggatcttttctcctctattactactacctctgatttacctactgttaccttagctaatggttctcaaactgtggctaaaggtattggtttggcccttcctttgccttctctacctctcacttctgtcctttatactcctgaatgtccttttaatcttatttccatcagcaaaatcactcgtactcttaattgctctattaccttttctgataaatttgtgaccttgcaggaccggagtacggggaagacgattggcataggacgtgagtctcaaggcctctatcacctcacctcagattcatctcctgcagtttgcatttccactgatgctcctctcctcattcacaattgtctgggccaccctagtctctccaagttccagaagatggttcctcgtttttccactttgtcgtcgcttccgtgtgagtcatgtcagcttgggaaacatactcgtgtctcgttcccaaagcgtttgaataattgggcaaagtctccttttgagcttgtccacactgatgtttggggtccttgtcggactgcgtctactttaggatttcagtattttgtcactttcattgatgactattctcgatgtacttggttattcttaatgaaaaatcgagctgagttattctctattttccagaaattttatactgaaatccaaacccagttcaatatttctattcgtgtgttacgcagtgacaatgccagggaatatttttcagcccaatttacttcgtttatgtctcatcatgggattcttcatcagtcttcttgtgctcatactcctcaacaaaatggggtagctgaacgcaagaatcgacatcttgttgagacagctcgtactctcctcctccataatcatgttccttttcgtttttggggggacgctgttcttaccgcttgttatttgattaatcgtatgccctcctctgtcttacacgatcagattcctcactcccttcttttccctgaccaaccactttatttccttcctcctcgtgtctttggttgtacttgctttattcatattctcactcctggacaggacaagctttccgccaaagccatgaagtgcctcttcttgggatattccagacttcagaagggttatcgttgttattcccttgaaactcatcggtactttatctccgctgatgtcaccttctttgaggactcaccattcttttccaccacttctgagtctcttcctgtttctgaagtcttgcccattcccattgtctccccacctgatgctatgccccctcgaccacttcaggtttatcatcgtcgccctcgtgtcgttgctcctctcccttttcctgaggcacccgctgactcacttcctatcccttcggcttcacctgccccggctctgccttctcctaatgacttacccattgctgttcggaaaggtactcgctctactcgtaatcctcatcctatttacaattttttgagttatcatcgattatcttcaccctattctgcttttgtttctgctatatcctctgtttctcttccaaagagcacccatgaagctctttcccatccaggctggcgacaggcaatggtggatgaaatggctgctctgcactctaatggcacttgggatcttgttgttttaccctttggtaaatctacagttggttgtcgttgggtctatgcagttaaggttggtcctgatggtcaggttgatcgccttaaggcccgcttagttgctaaaggctatactcaagtttatggttctgattatggtgacacattctcccctgttgccaagattgcttctgtccgcttgcttctgtccatggctgctatgtgttcttggcctctttatcagttggatattaaaaatgccttccttcatggtgatcttgctgaggaagtttatatggagcaacctcctggttttgttgctcagggggagtctggtttagtgtgcaggttacgccgctctctatatggcttgaaacaatctcctcgagcatggtttagccgttttagttctgttgttcaagagtttggcatgcttcgcagtacagcagaccattcagttttttatcatcataacttcttggggcagtgtatttatctggttgtttatgtggacgacatcgtcattacaggcagtgatcaggatggtattcagaaactaaagcaacatctttttacccactttcagaccaaagacttggggaaactcaagtatttcttgggaattgagatagctcaatccagttctggtgtggtcctttcccaaaggaagtatgctttagacatcctggaagaaaccggtatgttagactgtaaaccggtagacacacctatggatccgaatgtcaaacttgtaccaggacagggggagcctttaggagaccccgggagatatcgacggctcgtagataaattgaactatctcaccattactcgtccagacatttcttttcctgtgagtgttgttagtcaattcctacagtcaccatgtgatagccattgggatgccgtaatccgtattcttcgatatatcaaaagtacaccaggccaaggtgtattgtacgagaacagaggtcatactcaagttgttggttacacagatgcagattgggctggctcacccacagatagacgttccacttcagggtactgtgtttttattggaggtaatctaatatcttggaagagtaagaaacaagatgtagtggccagatctagcgctgaagccgagtatcgagctatggctttggcaacatgtgaactcatatggttgagacatcttcttcaggagttgagatttggaaaggatgaacagatgaaactcatctgtgataaccaggccgcattacatattgcatccaatccagtctttcatgaaaggaccaagcatattgaagttgactgtcatttcattagagagaagatcgcatcaggatgtgttgctacaagttttgtcaattcaaatgatcaactagca
It contains:
- the LOC100254959 gene encoding uncharacterized protein LOC100254959, translating into MGAILLPDAALGFLPRHSVVSSGKHHSHVSNSCLKSHPIIYRNTGSRKRKLLYTNNWLYKSRSVVFSSRADHSETFSDADGGDSYLLEGSEALEIDEDELVAARKALTEACARQEAIEKERDRLMEELVQSEAKQKEYVATLMHDKELAIAELQAVKSLFHQKLQDTVEEKSTLESKLVLAKQDAVELAVQVEKLAEIAIHQATAHILEDAQLRVSAAETSAAQAVYQIEDQIRNTAERTILAVVEQSKIAIDKALVVAERAGDYATKSVAAFTDATSPADEIAAIQSQNIELQNATNNLESQLLLTRSEIDKLKLELEQAHAKANASELRANAAEKALLEFQESMKEQNLQQQEEMKRLLEKVKKDAAEKKKAASKAFKLELESIKAAIEAAKETAHSKDEAYSRRCEALHRSLRASEAALAMWRQRAEMAESLLLKEKPFSEGDEDAIFVVNGGRIDLLTDDDSQKLKLLSDGPRRELPEWMARSIRTICPKFPPRKVDASEAMKSKFISLDLPKPDEVWSIATEKPKEGDTLIEHVIEKEIIEKKRKALERALHRKTIQWQQTPEDTQLEPGTGTGREIVFQGFNWESWRRQWYLELAPKAADLSQCGITAVWLPPPTESVAPQGYMPSDLYNLNSAYGTMEELKHCIDEMHTQDLLALGDVVLNHRCAHKQSPNGVWNIFGGKLAWGPEAIVCDDPNFQGRGNPSSGDIFHAAPNIDHSQDFVRRDIKEWLNWLRNDIGFDGWRLDFVRGFSGTYVKEYIEVSNPAFAIGEYWDSLAYEGGDLCYNQDAHRQRIINWINATDGTSSAFDVTTKGILHYALHNQYWRLIDPQGKPTGVVGWWPSRAVTFLENHDTGSTQGHWPFPRDKLTQGYAYILTHPGTPVVFYDHFYDFGLRDVITELIEARRRAGIHCRSSVKIYHANNEGYVARIEDALVMKIGHFDWNPSKENDLDGSWQKFVDKGSEYQLWLRQ